Part of the Woronichinia naegeliana WA131 genome, GCATAACCCGCAATTCCAAACCGAACAATAAACCCACTAAAAGGAGCCAAACACAACAACAACCGTTGCGCCTCCTGGGACAAATTACTGTGGGAATACTCCACACATTTCAAAATACTCCTGGTGCGATCCTCACTGCCCGTATCCAAATCCACATCCGCCGCTTGCAATGCCGTCAACACCTCCCCAGGCGACTGACGCGACAAATTCGGCAACACCACCTCCATCGCCAAGGGATAACCCGCTAACACCTTTAACAAACGCCCAAAATCAGCATCTTTCAACAAATCCTCCGCCCGACTCCTCGCATGACGCGCCAAAATCTCTTTCGCCAAATCCGTCCGCGCCTCTGGATCTAAACCCCGCAAACCATAAACATTACCCCGAATCACCAGACCTAGCCAACCCTCATCACTGCGCGACCCCAACAAAACCCGCGACTTACCGCCCACCAAGCGCGACAGAAAATCCCGTAACTTTTCCTGCTCCGTAGCATTTAACGTATTGGGAATCGCCAGAGGTTCCCCCGTCACCGACTCCAAATTATCCAAAATCAAAACACCATTGGCAGAACGCAACCAGGTCACCAACTTTTGCATCTGGGCCAAACCATTCATCGCCTGAAAACGACCCATCTCAAAACGGTCATAAACCTGTGATCCAATCGCAAACAAAATTTGATCCAACGTCCAAGCCCGCTCATCATAGCCAAAATAGAAAATATGATCCGCAAAATGGGTTTTCTGCCACCATTCCCGCAAAAAATTCAGCAACGTCGTTTTACCCGTACCGCCCATCCCCTGCAATAACAAGACATTGTGACGATATAACCCCTTCTCAATGCGAAGAATATCCAAATCCCGTCCCACAAAACTATATTCAGGCGGATTAAATCGAAATTCCCTTGCTAACGACTCAAAATAATCTTCTTCTTCTTTTTGATCCTTAAAGTCTCGCAAATTAAAATTCACTGGCTGATTGCTATAAACTACTGGCAAAAGCCAATCTTCTAACTTAATAGACTGATTAAAATAGGCCCGCCGTTCCTTGACATTAAACAATTCCAATCGTCCTAAGCGAATCGCTTTTTCTATGGTTTCACCACCAAACAACGCCTGATAGAGATCACGGATCAACATCGCCGCCGCCGTCACCGTGACGCTGTAGCCCATCGCCACCACCATCTGCATCCCCGCCGCCATCAAACGACTCCCCAAACTCGTTTCCCGATAATCCTCTGCTTGCTCTGCCTGACTGCCCAACTGCTTACCCGACTGACAAGCATTGAGAATACAAACAGGAATGCGCTTACCCGTCAACAAATTGGCCAATTCCGTCGCTTCCACTAAATCCGCCTGATCTTCTTCCTCCCCTTCCATCGCTAAAAACGCTTTAACCCCTGCATAGGGAGAAATGGCCTTGCGTCCGTAGCGTTGCTTAAAAACCAGCCGATTTTCTGCCCCTGACTCTGACCGATTAAACTGCTCATAGCTCAACAAAGCCCCATGCGCGTCAAAATGAATGAGGTGATAATAACCCGCTCCTTTTGCCTCTAAATGTTTCGATAACGCTTCAAAGGTCGCAGGCCGCAACAAATCCACCTTGACCCGTAAGTTTCCCTGTTCCAAAGCCTCTAACAAAGGACGAGAAATGGTGCGATAGGCCACATCATTACGGGAAGGCCGCGCCGTTACCAACAATAAATTAATCGTCGGAGAAACTGCCACTTCTGCCGCGATCGCTGTCGGTTGAGAACTTTTGCGAATCATCACCGCTTCCACTGCCAAGGGTTTCGGCAAATCTGGATCGCGTAAGGCTTCCCAATGAAGGGCCTGAAAGGCTGGATTAAGGCTTTCGATCTCAATGCGTAACGTCCCTAAATTTCCCCGTAATTTCTCATATTCTGTATAAGCTTTGCGATTACCAAAAACCTGCTCAAATAAGGCTTCACCGTAATTTTTAATACTTTCAGAAACCTGATTGGCCTTGACCGTATCCAACATCGGAAACCGTAACCACTCCTCAAAGTACCATTCCCAACGTTGTTCATCCACCGCCGCTAGAGGATCATGAATGGCGATCGGAAAATTTACCCGATGGTCAAAACTCAGAGTCGCAGTAAACCCCGCTTCAGTGGGCTGTTCTTCGCGGATAGTGATGATCGGCATGGTTTTGTGTTATCAATATTGAAATCGCCAACATTTCAGTTATTCTAACGTTTTGTCGGATTAGTGAGAATGGGTAAAAATAAAGAAAGTCGCAAAAAACTGGCAGGACAGCATCAAGCTTTAGAAGAACATCTAGAGAAACTGGCAAAAGAAAAATTGAAGCCAATTGAAAGCCAGGATCAAGGTTTAATTGCCCATTGGGAAAAAACGGTGGCAAATTGTCGCCAAAATATTGCAAAGTTAGAAAGGAGATTAAGTCAATGACTACAATCTACAAAAAACCCTTTGACCGATTAGAAATCTTTCTGGATGAATATCAACCCCAGTTAGAAAAAGCTCTCGATGCTATCAAAATTATTAAAAATACCGATCCTGATTCAGAAGAATTTTCCCAGGCGATCGCCGATCTTCATGTTTGCTCTACAATTTTGGAACCCTATTCAGAAGGAATGGTAGAAGCCTTGGATCAATTTACCGAAGATAGACCCGATCAGTAAACCAAAGTCAGCAATTTTTATTGTAGGGACATAACACTGTTATGTCCTGAGCGTGACACGGATAATTCCTGACCATTACACAGAATCAGGTTTAATATATTCACAAAAAATATTGATGCCAACTTTGAGAATATACAACACAATCACAGTCGCGATCGCGGGATCAGTCGGCAGGCCAGCAGAACTTACAACCGCCACAATTAAACCCGTTAAAAGCGGCGCACTGGTGGGGTTTTTACTGTATTCCTTGACCTGATTTTAAAAACCTTCATCCCCACACAATTCTTGCCGAAGCACTGTTAGATTGCCAAATAGACCTACTGCCAAAAGCCTGTTTGCCATACTTTTCTGTCCAAAGTTGTTCAAAACTGATTTCAAAATTGCCCTGATTGCTATCCAAAGTTTAAAATAGCATTGCTAATTTTGATTATACCAAACCGCGATCGCCGCCTGATGGATCGTTTGCCAGGGCTGATGATGTTGACGGGCTAATTGAGCACAATCTTCAAATTCGGGTTGAATATTGAGAAGATTGCCAACCTGATCGTAGGCGACTTTGAGGGAAACGACACCGTAGGGAGTCTGAATAGAGTGAAATTGTCGGTTTAGAATCGAGCGCGTTTGTTGAGAGAGACGAATGCCTAATGTTGTAGTTTCTCGAAAAATTAGATTTTGGCAGGGAATTACTTTGTCGGGATGGCAAATGACCGTTAATAAAACGCCAGGACGAGATTTTTTCATCGCGATCGCTGTTGTAAAAACATCCAAGGCCCCCAATTCAAATAATCTGCTAAACAAATAACCGATCGCCTGGGGATTGAGATCATCACATTGAGTTTCCAACACCGCAATCGTTTCCTGTTTGCCTAAGGATGCTTCTAGATTCTCTGGAAAAATTGTCTCCGATTCCCCTAACCAAAGTCGTAAAATATTAGCCGTTGAAAAATCTTTGCTACCGGCTCCCAATCCCATGGTTTTTAACTGCATAGGAGGAACTGGGCCAAAAGATTCGGCCAACGTCACTAAAATGGCTGCTCCGGTTGGTGTGACTAGCTCTTGCTCAATACCATTGCTATAGATTGGAACGGGCCGGGTTTCCCACAGTTTTAAAACGGCTGGAACCGGAACCGGTAAACGACCATGAGCCGCCCAAACCGTTCCCCCTCCGGTGGGTAAAGCCGAGCTATAAATTTTGTCGAGGTTTAAATAATCCAAACCCAAACAAGTTCCCACAATATCAACGATCGCATCTACGGCTCCCACTTCATGAAAATGTACTTTTTCTGGCGCAATACCATGCACTTTGCCCTCAGCGATCGCCAACTGTTCAAAAATCTGCAAACTCCACTGCTTGGCCCGTTGGGGAATATGAGCCGCTTGAATTAAATGGATAATGTCAGGTAAGTGACGATGTTCGGCATGGTGGTGATGGTGGTGGTGTTCAGATTTCTCAGGCTCCTGCCGCAAATCAACATGAACCTGGGTTGCCGCTTGCCCTTGACGTTGTACTGTTTCAGACCAAAGATGATATTCATCCCCCAGTCCTAATTTCTGCAATTGTTCTTTCAGATAGGATAATGGTACACCGGCATGAACTAAGGCACCGAGGCACATATCCCCAGAAATGCCAGTGGGGCAATCAAAATAAGCTATGCTAGTCATATTATGGTGACTTTTTATTCTCTCCATCATCAAACCCCCCAATCCCGTAGTGTCAGCAGCATTTGTGAGGCCCTACAGCGCGGGGCTGTCATGCTTTATCCCACTGATACGGTCTATGCCATTGGCTGTGACTTGAATAACAAGACCGCGATCGCCAAGGTACGACAATTGAAGCAGTTATCTAATGATAAACCCTTGACCTTCCTTTGTTCTTCCCTCTCCAATATTTCTGAATACGCGATCGTCCAGGATCAAGCCTATCGTCTTATGCGACGGTTAATTCCCGGCCCCTATACTTTTTTACTGCCAGCTACCAAATTGGTTCCCAAGCTGGTGATGAGTCCTAAACGGAAAACCACCGGCATCCGTGTACCAGATAATCCCATTTGTCAGGCCATTTTAGAGAATTTGGGTAATCCGATCATTTCAACCTCAGCCCATCTGCCGGAACAAGACGAACTAAGTAAATTAGAGAAAGCGGAGTTATTTGATATTTTTGAGAAGTTAGTTGATATTATTATTGATGATGATCAGGATACGGGCTATCAGGTTTCCAGCATTTTAGATCTAACCAACGATGAACCACAACTGGTTCGTAAAGGATTAGGTGCAGAAGAACTTGATAATCTTTTGGTTTTTAGTTAATGCTCAATCAATCATGAATATTATTTCTACAAAAATTCCTGATGTTTTTATTATTGAACCTCGTATTTTTGGCGATGAGCGTGGTCTCTTTTTTGAGAGTTACAGTGAAAGAGTTTTTGCTGAAAAAACAGGTATCTCTCCCCACTTTGTTCAAGACAATCATTCGTTGTCCTTAAAAAATGTTTTGCGTGGCTTACATTATCAGATCCAAAAGCCTCAAGGGAAGCTGGTTCGGGTTATTGCTGGAGAAGTGCTAGATATTGCAGTGGATATTCGCCGCAGTTCTCCCACCTTTGGCCAATGGGAAAGTTGCCTATTAAGTGGGGAAAATAAACGACAGTTTTGGGTTCCCGAAGGTTTTGCTCATGGTTTTGTCGTTTTATCCGATCAGGCTGAATTTCTCTATAAAACCACTAATTACTATGCACCCCAATATGATCGCACTATTCGTTGGAACGATCCTGATTTAGGGATTGATTGGCAATTACGAGAAGAGCCTATTTTATCGGCAAAGGATCAAGCCGGTTGTTTTTTTAAGGAAGCTGAAGTATTTGACTAAAAATCATCTTTCAGGCTCCCATCCCAGAATATTGTTTTAAGCCTTTATGCCATAGCCAACGATTAATCACAAACACAATCAAGAGCCATCCTCCTACCACCAATAGACTCTTACCAAGATTAATGGGTAAACCGACGAGCACTGCGGCGGGGAAGTAAACACCATAGGGAAAAGGCGTTAATAGTACCCATTCTTTAACCGCAGGTGGAAAGGTTTCTAGGGGAGCAATCATACCTGACAAAAAAATATAAAACAAAAACCAAAGATCTTGAATCGCACTGGCCCGTTCTGTCCAAAAAGCAAACATGGCAAAGGTATATTGAATCAGGAAATATAAACTAAAGGACAGCATAATTCCCAAAATCCCTAAGAACATTTGTCCGAGGCTGGGAATCCAAAAAGCTTGGGGATAGAGATTGAAGAAAAGGACGGTTAAAATAATAATTAAGGGGAAGCGGGTTACTTTTTCCGCTAGGTGACGGCCCACATAATGCCAAACTGGATCAAGGGGTTGTAGGAGTTTAAAAGATAAAATACCTTGAAGTACTTCTTTTTCAAATTCCCAAATCACCCAAATATTAGTAAATTGTCTGACGATAAAAACAGCAAAAAAATAGCGAGCAAACTCAGTACTACTTAAATTAAAGTTACCGCTATTGGCTGCCTGTATCCATACTCCCATTAAAATAATCGGTAAAGAGCCGGATAATATCCAGAAAAGAATTTCTGCCCGATATTCGAGCATTTGGGCATAGTAAACAACCAGAAGCGTGCTAACTTTAGAGAAAAACCATTGCATGGGATAAATAGGGAATTTGATTGCCAGTCAATTTGTCGTTAGTGTTAGCTAAGTAGTGAAGACATAGTCTGTCAACCCTAATAGCTCGTTATAATCCTTTTTCAGAATCTGAGTTGAAGAACAGTTTGGACAAGAGAGACGTTTTGATTTAAATTCTTGTGTCATAAAGCTAGAATTATAAATCATAGACCAAAATATAACTTGCTGTAAATTTTTCGTTGATTATGTCTGATGTTATCACGGAAGTCTTATCATCCCTTTTGACAGGAAAAGCTATCAACGAATTATTTACAGGTAGATTTTTTTTGATGATAGTCTCCTTTTGCTTTTCCACTGACGCACCACATTTTGGGCATTTTTCCATCCTTAAATCTACTATTTCATCTACCCGACCAAACCCGTTTCTGGTTTTACCCACATGGTCGTACTTTGGACCTCTTTTTTTTCCTTTTTGACCGAAGGTTTTGGCGACTTTCTTTTTGTAACCGTCACTGCTTGGGGGCTGAGAGCTATTTTCACTCGTTCTTTGGTTAAGCTTTTTCAGCTTTTCTTTCAACTTTTCTATCTCTTTCTTTAACTCTACCAATTCTTTTCTCAGCTTTTCGTTCTCTTCTTTTTCTTTCTGATAATCTTCATACCAATCTTTTGCCACTTCTTTTTGCCATGGCATTTTCACTTCTTCTTGGTTTAAGTCTGGAATTGGGTCTAGTTTTTTCATAGTCTCCCTATTCTAACCTGTCTTTTTAACCGCCTTTCCTTTCTTCATTATTCTTTACTTTTTTTATTTGCTTCTCATTCTCAATAATTTCCCTCTTTATTGCAGTGACTAATTACAAATCGTTTTAATCCAATTTCCCTTTTTTAAGTTTAAAAACAGCTATGGGAGTGAGCATATTTTCAGGTAAGGATTCTGACTCGTGGTGATGATGATGGTGTCCGTGAGTATGATCGTGGTGATGGGAATGATTGTGATCATCTTCCCTTTCTCGATAGGCATTTTCGATCGCTAAAGGAACACCGTGAGGCGTATTTAAAACTGCTTGATGCCAGAGTTCTAATTGTTTTTGATAGGTTTCCCAATCCGTTAACCCCCGTTCCATACATAATCTTTCTAGGGCATTTAACCAGTGACTATAGTAAGTATCGCCGCGATCGCGATCGCCCTTTGCCTGGGCATTTTTAATTTCCTGACTAAAAATTTCTACCCATTCAGAGCAACTTAAAAAGCCTTGTTTAATCAGTAAATTCCCGATCGCAAAGGCTTCGGCTTCCCAGGAATCTTTAAAAATGGGTTGGCCATCATCTTTAAGTAAAGGGGGAATCGGTTCTTGGGTTAAATCTTCCAGAATGGGATCGAAAGTAGTCATAATTTTAAAAAAGAACTTGATTGGTTAATTCTGTAGGGGCGTAAGGCTTACGCCCAATCACTTATATTATTAACAATTAAGCTAATTTAATATAGGGTTCAAACACATCCGCATAGACAACCGTACGTTTATCTACAAAGTCTTCACCCCAAATATCTTTCCCTTCAAACCGCACACTATAAAGAGGTGTATAAAACTTTTGTAAACCACGACAAGCAATATCAGGATAGGGGCCGTAATATACCCCTTGAAATTCAATTTGCCCTTTATCATTACGTTTTTCTTCTGCTAAACCGTAGTAAGCAACCACCGTTCCCACCTTGCCACGAAAGTAGGGATATTCCCGCGTATGGCCTGTGGATAATTGATTAATACATTGCACGAGATCGCCGACTTTAAATTTAGTTTTAGCTCCAATTGCACTAATGGAACCGACCTTAGCGGGATCATATTGTTCAGATTGATATAACCCTTTTGCATCGGGACGACCAGCACCAGGCACAGCTTCTTTAAAGGCTTGATCACGAATGGTTTTGGCACGTTTTTGAGCAGCAGCAGTGGTAATTTTTCGAGCTTCCATTTCGGTTAAAGAAACCCCTAATTTATCTCCATATACGGTGATTAAAAGACATAACGTTTCCAGCCACAAAGCATCGTAAGTGCTATTCATATAGTCACGGGGATTCATGGTTTCTCGACCCCAACGAGCCGCATCCAAGCCCCAAAAAGGAACAGGTTGCCCTGGTTTTAATCCTTTTTCAAAAATGGTACTGAGGGTAGCAAAGATTGCGCCAAGTTGACCTTCCCATTCTTCTAGCCAGGCTTGATCATCGGGTTGATCTTTAAAGGGAATTTTGCCGTAGCCCGTCCAGCCTGCGTTGTAATGTGGCCCTTCCATAATTGTTACTCCTGCATTAAAGATTAAAAGTTCGACTTAGGATTCATCGGCTAAAAGTTCATTAAGAATTTCTTCTGTTAAGCCATTTTCTTGTGCTTTTTTACCGATCCGTGCCATTAAACTGAGTAAATCATCTTCCAACGATAGCACCTCCTCAAACCAGGCGTTATTCATACAAAATTTCTGCTCCTAACATGGCATTGCGCGTTACCCGTTTCCGTAATTCGTTTTCACTTAAATTTGCCCAAGCTTTCGGCATTTCAGGAATCACAAAAAAACGTACCTCTGAGTTAGAATCCCAAACCCGTAATTCATCAATTTTAGCAGTGTAATCTTTAAACTGTTTCAAATGATCCGATTTTCCTTTGTGGGCATCTTCCGCAAATTCTACTAACACCCCAAAAGGATCAGAGACGCTACGGGCGCGATATTGTTGAGATTTGTACCACATGGGTTGAGTTCCCAAAAGAGCTTGGGGATAACAGGAACAGACCGTACAGGTGACAAGATTATGAACAAAAATGGTTTTGCCATTTTCCTGTTGTTCTCCGTTGGCAAAAATACGGATATATTCGCCTTCGGGGCCAATGGTTAAACCAAAGGTAATTTGATCACTGAGATAGGGTTTTCCTGTGTCGGGATTAATGGTATTAAAGAAGAAATCTCGAATCAAAATGGCTGCTTGAAAAGGTTTTTCCTCTGGGGGAGCTAATAACTTGGCTTTCCATTCGGGATTTTTCCAGGCATGGGCAACAACGGCGGCTCCGAAATGAGGGCCAACCACTTTTTCATAGTAGTTAACAAAGCCTTGCACTCCTTCTTCACTGACAATTTTTTTCTCAATGAGCAATTGTTTAATTGCCAGCACTCGCTCTTTTAAGGGGGGAAGTACGACTTCTGTATCACCATCAGGCGTTTTAAAGGTCGTGTCTGCAATAGGAGAACCGCCGTGCATGGCCCTTGAGTCGTCAGGAGTTACTCCCTCTTTACCAGGAGTTTCGGCACTGACATCTTCTAAAAGCCCTTGACCAGCTACCGTTGCGGCTCCTGCGGACAATCCTGCTAATCCGACATTTTGTAAGAATTTACGGCGAGAAGCATTGTTTTTTTGTTCGTTATTTTGTTGGTCAGGGGAGAGATTTTGAGTCATAGTGAATAATTAATAGTTGATAGTGGATAATTGATAATTAATAGAAATTCAAAAATGGAGGCTTTGAAGATCAATTTGGGCAAAATTTTTAGTAGGGGCGAATTGCGTTCGCCCATTGAGTGACGAAAAGAAAATCAAATTGCGATCGCCCGTTGGTCAACTAAAAGAAATAAGAGGTTTTTAATTGCCAAATCCAGATTGGGGCATTGCTATTATTATTTTCGGGATGAATAACAACTAAAAAGCCTGGTTGCAGCGAAATGTTATTGTTAACATTGTATTTATAAGCGGCTTCAATATGCCAAGCTGTGTCACCTTCTGGCTGTAATCCAGGGCTAGTTTGGGCAATGACTCGATAGGGATTTCCGACCATCAAAGAACCGATATTTCCTTCCCCAAATAGATCAATTAAGGACAGACCAAAATTCCATTCAAAAATGGTGGCACTGTCTCCCCGATTGACGTTAAAACTTGGGTTTGGTTGTTCCGCATGGGCAAAGGCAAAACCTATATCTCCCGTAAAGGCCAATTCCGGCATGGCTCGCCAGCCAAACCCAAAGGTGGTGTGATCGGCAGAGGTGGCGATGGAAGCAGGGGCAGGGCCTGGATTACCAAAGGCCCCAGGCGGGATAAAATTGGTTCCAAAAGGCTGATCGGCATACAAACTACCCGTTTGACCGGATACCGCAACCCCTGGCCCCGCAGGATTATAGGAACGGACATAAACCAAGGTCATACCCAGGTTATCGGTCGGAAAGTAGCTCAACTGAGCGATCGCCGCATTACCGCCATTAAAAAAGCCTGTTTGGGGATCACCGCTATTAAAATCACCGTAGAAGCCTGCGCCTAAAGATAATTGATCACTAAATTTATAGTTAGCCGCAACCCCTGGACGAGCTAAGGTTTGATAATAAATGGGGTCAAAACGGCCAAAACGACTAATGGAAACCGTATAGGGGGCAAAAATGGCAAAAGGTTGAGTTGAAGTTAATAATTCCCCTGAAACTTCTCCGCCAACGGCATCAATAAAAACGGAAAGATTCTCAAAGGGACGGAATTTATAAATTAAATCGGCGATCGCTAAACTATTATTGTAGGGCGGGGCATCAAAGGACAAGCGACTCATATAGGTTCCTGTCACATTCGTGGTAAAACCGGCGATCGAAGAACTAAAGGGCGTTAAATTACTTGTCCATAAATCCACCGATAAACTATCAGTTCCACTAAAACTAGTAGTTAAAGATAATAAACTAGAATATTGCAAGGTTGCTTGACGTTGTAATGGGGCCGCCGGTCGTAGGGTTTTAATTCCTTGATCAGTAATAATGTTACTCGTTGCTGCTTCTGCTCCCGTTGCTCCTGCCACATACATGGTAGTCGCGCCAAATAATTTAGTCGTCGTAGAAAATTGATGATCTTCGAGATAGGAAACCCGACTTTCCAGGTTATCAACCCTTGTTCCCATTGCCGCTAATTCTGCTTCAAAGTCTTGGGCTAATCGTTTTAATTTATCTAAATCTTCGCGTAATACTGCCACATTTTCCTGAAGTAATCGCTCC contains:
- a CDS encoding tetratricopeptide repeat protein; translated protein: MPIITIREEQPTEAGFTATLSFDHRVNFPIAIHDPLAAVDEQRWEWYFEEWLRFPMLDTVKANQVSESIKNYGEALFEQVFGNRKAYTEYEKLRGNLGTLRIEIESLNPAFQALHWEALRDPDLPKPLAVEAVMIRKSSQPTAIAAEVAVSPTINLLLVTARPSRNDVAYRTISRPLLEALEQGNLRVKVDLLRPATFEALSKHLEAKGAGYYHLIHFDAHGALLSYEQFNRSESGAENRLVFKQRYGRKAISPYAGVKAFLAMEGEEEDQADLVEATELANLLTGKRIPVCILNACQSGKQLGSQAEQAEDYRETSLGSRLMAAGMQMVVAMGYSVTVTAAAMLIRDLYQALFGGETIEKAIRLGRLELFNVKERRAYFNQSIKLEDWLLPVVYSNQPVNFNLRDFKDQKEEEDYFESLAREFRFNPPEYSFVGRDLDILRIEKGLYRHNVLLLQGMGGTGKTTLLNFLREWWQKTHFADHIFYFGYDERAWTLDQILFAIGSQVYDRFEMGRFQAMNGLAQMQKLVTWLRSANGVLILDNLESVTGEPLAIPNTLNATEQEKLRDFLSRLVGGKSRVLLGSRSDEGWLGLVIRGNVYGLRGLDPEARTDLAKEILARHARSRAEDLLKDADFGRLLKVLAGYPLAMEVVLPNLSRQSPGEVLTALQAADVDLDTGSEDRTRSILKCVEYSHSNLSQEAQRLLLCLAPFSGFIVRFGIAGYAEELRKLEPFQAYDFSLFDEAIQEAIHWGLLEPMDEEQELLTIQPVFPYFLKTKLNALDKATREALQAGFKNYYQGLADIYNQLMESKEPQERQLGIFFCRLEYENLYQALQICLANQESIDVFFCLYKYFELINDVQSKNVSAQSVCNSLENYSQEFKQGELGYQIGFALHRLATSYQDLTQYEQAKHYFEITLESYQVLSKTEERDKKIWSASTYHQLGMVAEHLREYEEARKNYQQALAIKVEFGGLGLPSSEAFRYEQAGTYHQLGNVEYFLREYEEARKNYQQALAIKVEFGDRYNQAGTYGQLGTVALELREYEEARKNYQQALAIFVEFGDRHSQARTYHNLGAIAQELREYEEARKNYQQALAIKVEFGDRYNQAGTYGQLGTVALELREYEEARKNYQQALAIFVEFGDRYNQAMTYHQLGRVAQELREYAEARKNYQQAIAIFVEFGDRYNQAMTYHQLGRVAEELEEFPEAKTNFLQALSILAEFNDQYNLETFSIPALIRLYQTTQDPSILEALAQLFGITVDEVLEALGTG
- the larC gene encoding nickel pincer cofactor biosynthesis protein LarC; translation: MTSIAYFDCPTGISGDMCLGALVHAGVPLSYLKEQLQKLGLGDEYHLWSETVQRQGQAATQVHVDLRQEPEKSEHHHHHHHAEHRHLPDIIHLIQAAHIPQRAKQWSLQIFEQLAIAEGKVHGIAPEKVHFHEVGAVDAIVDIVGTCLGLDYLNLDKIYSSALPTGGGTVWAAHGRLPVPVPAVLKLWETRPVPIYSNGIEQELVTPTGAAILVTLAESFGPVPPMQLKTMGLGAGSKDFSTANILRLWLGESETIFPENLEASLGKQETIAVLETQCDDLNPQAIGYLFSRLFELGALDVFTTAIAMKKSRPGVLLTVICHPDKVIPCQNLIFRETTTLGIRLSQQTRSILNRQFHSIQTPYGVVSLKVAYDQVGNLLNIQPEFEDCAQLARQHHQPWQTIHQAAIAVWYNQN
- a CDS encoding threonylcarbamoyl-AMP synthase, giving the protein MVTFYSLHHQTPQSRSVSSICEALQRGAVMLYPTDTVYAIGCDLNNKTAIAKVRQLKQLSNDKPLTFLCSSLSNISEYAIVQDQAYRLMRRLIPGPYTFLLPATKLVPKLVMSPKRKTTGIRVPDNPICQAILENLGNPIISTSAHLPEQDELSKLEKAELFDIFEKLVDIIIDDDQDTGYQVSSILDLTNDEPQLVRKGLGAEELDNLLVFS
- the rfbC gene encoding dTDP-4-dehydrorhamnose 3,5-epimerase; the protein is MNIISTKIPDVFIIEPRIFGDERGLFFESYSERVFAEKTGISPHFVQDNHSLSLKNVLRGLHYQIQKPQGKLVRVIAGEVLDIAVDIRRSSPTFGQWESCLLSGENKRQFWVPEGFAHGFVVLSDQAEFLYKTTNYYAPQYDRTIRWNDPDLGIDWQLREEPILSAKDQAGCFFKEAEVFD
- a CDS encoding ABC-2 family transporter protein, encoding MQWFFSKVSTLLVVYYAQMLEYRAEILFWILSGSLPIILMGVWIQAANSGNFNLSSTEFARYFFAVFIVRQFTNIWVIWEFEKEVLQGILSFKLLQPLDPVWHYVGRHLAEKVTRFPLIIILTVLFFNLYPQAFWIPSLGQMFLGILGIMLSFSLYFLIQYTFAMFAFWTERASAIQDLWFLFYIFLSGMIAPLETFPPAVKEWVLLTPFPYGVYFPAAVLVGLPINLGKSLLVVGGWLLIVFVINRWLWHKGLKQYSGMGA
- a CDS encoding DUF6444 domain-containing protein yields the protein MKKLDPIPDLNQEEVKMPWQKEVAKDWYEDYQKEKEENEKLRKELVELKKEIEKLKEKLKKLNQRTSENSSQPPSSDGYKKKVAKTFGQKGKKRGPKYDHVGKTRNGFGRVDEIVDLRMEKCPKCGASVEKQKETIIKKNLPVNNSLIAFPVKRDDKTSVITSDIINEKFTASYILVYDL
- a CDS encoding nitrile hydratase accessory protein, with translation MTTFDPILEDLTQEPIPPLLKDDGQPIFKDSWEAEAFAIGNLLIKQGFLSCSEWVEIFSQEIKNAQAKGDRDRGDTYYSHWLNALERLCMERGLTDWETYQKQLELWHQAVLNTPHGVPLAIENAYREREDDHNHSHHHDHTHGHHHHHHESESLPENMLTPIAVFKLKKGKLD
- a CDS encoding nitrile hydratase subunit beta; the encoded protein is MEGPHYNAGWTGYGKIPFKDQPDDQAWLEEWEGQLGAIFATLSTIFEKGLKPGQPVPFWGLDAARWGRETMNPRDYMNSTYDALWLETLCLLITVYGDKLGVSLTEMEARKITTAAAQKRAKTIRDQAFKEAVPGAGRPDAKGLYQSEQYDPAKVGSISAIGAKTKFKVGDLVQCINQLSTGHTREYPYFRGKVGTVVAYYGLAEEKRNDKGQIEFQGVYYGPYPDIACRGLQKFYTPLYSVRFEGKDIWGEDFVDKRTVVYADVFEPYIKLA
- a CDS encoding nitrile hydratase subunit alpha is translated as MTQNLSPDQQNNEQKNNASRRKFLQNVGLAGLSAGAATVAGQGLLEDVSAETPGKEGVTPDDSRAMHGGSPIADTTFKTPDGDTEVVLPPLKERVLAIKQLLIEKKIVSEEGVQGFVNYYEKVVGPHFGAAVVAHAWKNPEWKAKLLAPPEEKPFQAAILIRDFFFNTINPDTGKPYLSDQITFGLTIGPEGEYIRIFANGEQQENGKTIFVHNLVTCTVCSCYPQALLGTQPMWYKSQQYRARSVSDPFGVLVEFAEDAHKGKSDHLKQFKDYTAKIDELRVWDSNSEVRFFVIPEMPKAWANLSENELRKRVTRNAMLGAEILYE
- a CDS encoding iron uptake porin, whose amino-acid sequence is MKNLVIKTVKIFPLMFGCLGMSLSAAMLQTELAIADDLSPIISETTPSNLTASESSKPASNSLDPDRQQLLQQIQKTRQPKGFQVSNNDLSQVTNVNELRDVEPTAWAYEALKSLVERYGCIVGYPDRTFRGVAEGTLRDRALSRWEFAAGLNACMNTMERLLQENVAVLREDLDKLKRLAQDFEAELAAMGTRVDNLESRVSYLEDHQFSTTTKLFGATTMYVAGATGAEAATSNIITDQGIKTLRPAAPLQRQATLQYSSLLSLTTSFSGTDSLSVDLWTSNLTPFSSSIAGFTTNVTGTYMSRLSFDAPPYNNSLAIADLIYKFRPFENLSVFIDAVGGEVSGELLTSTQPFAIFAPYTVSISRFGRFDPIYYQTLARPGVAANYKFSDQLSLGAGFYGDFNSGDPQTGFFNGGNAAIAQLSYFPTDNLGMTLVYVRSYNPAGPGVAVSGQTGSLYADQPFGTNFIPPGAFGNPGPAPASIATSADHTTFGFGWRAMPELAFTGDIGFAFAHAEQPNPSFNVNRGDSATIFEWNFGLSLIDLFGEGNIGSLMVGNPYRVIAQTSPGLQPEGDTAWHIEAAYKYNVNNNISLQPGFLVVIHPENNNSNAPIWIWQLKTSYFF